In a genomic window of Streptomyces koelreuteriae:
- a CDS encoding acyl-CoA dehydrogenase: MAGSADFDLYRPSEEHDMLRDAVRSLAEAKIAPHAAAVDEEARFPQEALDALVGNDLHAVHVPEEYGGSGADALATVIVIEEVSRVCASSSLIPAVNKLGSLPVILSGSEDLKKRYMTPLAKGDGMFSYCLSEPDAGSDAAGMKTKAVRDGDHWILNGVKRWITNAGESEYYTVMAVTDPAKRSKGISAFVVEKSDEGVSFGAPEKKLGIKGSPTREVYLDNVRIPADRMIGEEGTGFATAMKTLDHTRITIAAQALGIAQGALDYAKGYVQERKQFGKAIADFQGIQFMLADMAMKISAARALTYQAAAASERGDADLTYQGAAAKCFASDVAMEVTTDAVQLLGGYGYTRDYPVERMMRDAKITQIYEGTNQVQRIVIARNLP, from the coding sequence TTGGCCGGATCGGCTGACTTCGACCTGTACCGCCCGTCCGAGGAGCACGACATGCTCCGTGACGCCGTCCGCTCCCTGGCCGAGGCGAAGATCGCGCCGCACGCCGCCGCGGTGGACGAGGAAGCCCGCTTCCCGCAGGAGGCGCTCGACGCGCTCGTCGGCAACGACCTGCACGCCGTGCACGTACCCGAGGAGTACGGCGGGTCGGGCGCCGACGCGCTGGCCACCGTCATAGTCATCGAGGAGGTCTCGCGCGTCTGCGCCTCGTCCTCCCTCATCCCGGCGGTGAACAAGCTGGGCTCGCTCCCGGTGATCCTCTCCGGCTCCGAGGACCTCAAGAAGCGGTACATGACCCCGCTCGCCAAGGGCGACGGCATGTTCTCGTACTGCCTGTCCGAGCCGGACGCCGGCTCCGACGCCGCCGGCATGAAGACCAAGGCCGTCCGCGACGGCGACCACTGGATCCTCAACGGCGTGAAGCGCTGGATCACCAACGCCGGCGAGTCCGAGTACTACACGGTGATGGCCGTCACGGACCCGGCCAAGCGCTCCAAGGGCATCTCGGCCTTCGTCGTCGAGAAGTCCGACGAGGGCGTCTCCTTCGGCGCCCCCGAGAAGAAGCTCGGCATCAAGGGCTCCCCGACCCGCGAGGTCTACCTCGACAACGTCCGCATCCCCGCCGACCGCATGATCGGCGAGGAGGGCACCGGCTTCGCCACGGCGATGAAGACCCTCGACCACACCCGCATCACCATCGCCGCCCAGGCCCTCGGCATCGCCCAGGGCGCCCTCGACTACGCCAAGGGCTACGTCCAGGAGCGCAAGCAGTTCGGCAAGGCGATCGCCGACTTCCAGGGCATCCAGTTCATGCTCGCCGACATGGCCATGAAGATCTCGGCCGCCCGCGCCCTGACCTACCAGGCCGCCGCCGCCTCCGAACGCGGCGACGCCGACCTCACCTACCAGGGCGCCGCCGCCAAGTGCTTCGCCTCGGACGTCGCCATGGAGGTCACCACGGACGCCGTCCAGCTCCTCGGCGGCTACGGCTACACGCGCGACTACCCGGTGGAGCGCATGATGCGCGACGCCAAGATCACCCAGATCTACGAGGGCACCAACCAGGTCCAGCGCATCGTCATCGCCCGCAACCTGCCGTAA
- a CDS encoding CGNR zinc finger domain-containing protein, with the protein MTERSPAPGGLALVEALVNTLDIESGADTLDSPEGRARFGIAPDETDRARALRESLRATLLAHAGHPPHRETPPLGDLLAHAPLIVTVDPTDGSATLTPADDHSLPARVAAAVAESLTAGTWTRLKACEAPDCHWAYYDRSPAGRGRWCSMQVCGARAKMRRYRAKGA; encoded by the coding sequence ATGACGGAGAGATCGCCCGCGCCCGGCGGCCTGGCCCTGGTCGAGGCCCTGGTGAACACCCTGGACATCGAGTCGGGCGCCGACACGCTGGACTCGCCCGAGGGCCGGGCGCGCTTCGGGATCGCCCCGGACGAGACGGACCGGGCCCGCGCCCTGCGCGAGTCCCTGCGCGCGACCCTCCTCGCCCACGCCGGCCACCCGCCGCACCGCGAGACGCCCCCGCTCGGCGACCTCCTGGCCCACGCCCCGCTCATCGTCACCGTCGACCCGACCGACGGCTCGGCCACCCTGACACCCGCCGACGACCACTCCCTGCCCGCCCGCGTCGCCGCCGCCGTCGCCGAATCCCTCACCGCCGGCACCTGGACCCGCCTCAAGGCCTGCGAGGCCCCCGACTGCCACTGGGCCTACTACGACCGCAGCCCGGCGGGCCGGGGCCGCTGGTGCTCGATGCAGGTGTGCGGGGCGCGCGCGAAGATGCGGCGCTACCGGGCGAAGGGGGCGTGA
- a CDS encoding UDP-glucose dehydrogenase family protein produces the protein MALKITVIGTGYLGATHAAAMAELGFEVLALDVVPEKIEKLERAEAPMYEPGLEELLRKHVAGIEGSSGRLRFTQDFAEVGAFGDVHFVCVNTPQRHGEYACDMSYVDSAIASLAPHLHGPALVVGKSTVPVGSADRLAAYLAAHAPAGADAELAWNPEFLREGFAVDDTLHPDRLVVGVRSERAEKLLREVYATPIAEGSPFVVTDFPTSELVKTSANSFLATKISFINAMAEVCEAAGGDVAKLAEAIGYDDRIGKKFLRAGIGFGGGCLPKDIRAFMARAGELGADQALTFLREIDSINMRQRGQMVELARQALGGGPFLGKRVAVLGATFKPDSDDVRDSPALNVAGQIHLQGGQVTVYDPKGMDNARRVFPTLGYADSALEAVRGADIVLHLTEWREFRELDTEALGEVAATRLVLDGRNALDPDRWRKAGWTYRAMGRPKA, from the coding sequence ATGGCCCTGAAGATCACCGTGATCGGCACCGGTTATCTCGGCGCGACACACGCGGCGGCCATGGCCGAGCTGGGCTTCGAGGTGCTCGCGCTCGATGTGGTGCCCGAGAAGATCGAGAAGCTGGAGCGCGCCGAGGCCCCGATGTACGAGCCGGGGCTCGAGGAGCTGCTGCGCAAGCACGTCGCCGGTATCGAGGGCTCCAGCGGGCGGCTGCGCTTCACCCAGGACTTCGCCGAGGTCGGTGCGTTCGGGGATGTGCACTTCGTCTGTGTGAACACTCCGCAGCGGCACGGCGAGTACGCCTGTGACATGTCGTACGTCGACTCCGCGATCGCCTCGCTCGCCCCGCATCTGCACGGGCCGGCCCTGGTGGTGGGCAAGTCGACCGTGCCGGTGGGTTCCGCGGACCGGCTCGCCGCCTATCTGGCCGCGCACGCGCCCGCCGGTGCGGACGCCGAGCTGGCCTGGAACCCGGAGTTCCTGCGCGAGGGCTTCGCGGTCGACGACACGCTGCATCCCGACCGGCTGGTGGTGGGGGTGCGCAGCGAGCGGGCCGAGAAGCTGCTGCGGGAGGTGTACGCCACGCCGATCGCGGAGGGCTCGCCGTTCGTGGTGACCGACTTCCCGACCTCGGAGCTGGTGAAGACCTCCGCGAACTCCTTCCTCGCCACGAAGATCTCGTTCATCAACGCGATGGCGGAGGTGTGCGAGGCCGCGGGCGGTGACGTCGCCAAGCTGGCGGAGGCCATCGGCTACGACGACCGGATCGGCAAGAAGTTCCTGCGGGCCGGGATCGGCTTCGGCGGCGGCTGTCTGCCGAAGGACATCCGGGCGTTCATGGCGCGCGCCGGTGAGCTGGGCGCGGACCAGGCGCTGACGTTCCTGCGGGAGATCGACTCCATCAACATGCGCCAGCGCGGGCAGATGGTGGAGCTGGCGCGGCAGGCGCTGGGCGGCGGGCCGTTCCTCGGCAAGCGCGTGGCGGTGCTGGGTGCGACCTTCAAGCCGGACTCGGACGACGTCCGGGACTCCCCCGCGCTGAACGTCGCCGGGCAGATCCACCTCCAGGGCGGCCAGGTCACGGTCTACGACCCCAAGGGCATGGACAACGCCCGCCGGGTCTTCCCGACCCTCGGCTACGCGGACTCGGCGCTGGAGGCCGTCCGGGGCGCCGACATAGTGCTGCATCTGACGGAGTGGCGGGAGTTCCGGGAGCTGGACACGGAGGCCCTCGGCGAAGTGGCGGCGACCCGTCTCGTCCTGGACGGCCGCAACGCCCTCGACCCGGACCGCTGGCGCAAGGCCGGCTGGACGTACCGTGCGATGGGGCGCCCCAAGGCCTGA
- a CDS encoding acyl-CoA thioesterase: MTDQAPAADSGSTEIPGKPTSASRTTLSHIMTHNDTNLLGTVHGGVIMKLVDDAAGAVAGRHSGGPAVTASMDEMAFLEPVRVGDLVHVKAQVNWTGRTSMEVGVRVLAERWNESAPPTQVGSAYLVFAGVDADGKPRRVPPVLPETERDKRRYQEAQIRRTHRLARRRAIMELREKRAAEGFED, from the coding sequence ATGACAGACCAGGCCCCAGCTGCGGATTCCGGCAGTACGGAAATCCCGGGCAAGCCGACTTCGGCGTCCCGTACCACCCTCAGTCACATCATGACCCACAACGACACGAACCTGCTGGGGACGGTGCACGGCGGGGTGATCATGAAGCTGGTCGACGACGCGGCGGGGGCCGTGGCCGGGCGGCACTCCGGCGGGCCGGCGGTCACCGCCTCCATGGACGAGATGGCGTTCCTGGAGCCCGTCCGCGTCGGTGACCTCGTTCACGTCAAGGCGCAGGTCAACTGGACCGGCCGTACCTCCATGGAGGTCGGCGTCCGGGTCCTGGCCGAACGCTGGAACGAGTCCGCCCCGCCCACCCAGGTCGGCTCCGCCTACCTCGTCTTCGCCGGGGTCGACGCCGACGGCAAGCCCCGCCGCGTCCCACCCGTCCTCCCGGAAACGGAACGCGACAAGCGCCGCTACCAGGAGGCCCAGATCCGCCGCACCCACCGCCTGGCCCGCCGCCGCGCGATCATGGAACTGCGGGAGAAGCGGGCGGCGGAGGGCTTCGAGGACTGA
- a CDS encoding four-helix bundle copper-binding protein gives MTQQPATMTPLSKEMQDCVQACMACHSVCEETMSSCLQMGGPAQMQIMRAVMDCAEMTRMCADMMMRRSPLSAEMCAMCAKACDMCAEACMSMPDDDQMMRCAEACRRCAEMCRSMSAATM, from the coding sequence ATGACCCAGCAGCCCGCCACCATGACCCCGCTGAGCAAGGAGATGCAGGACTGCGTCCAGGCGTGCATGGCCTGCCACAGCGTGTGCGAGGAGACCATGAGCTCCTGCCTGCAGATGGGCGGCCCGGCCCAGATGCAGATCATGCGCGCCGTCATGGACTGCGCCGAGATGACGCGCATGTGCGCCGACATGATGATGCGCCGCTCGCCGCTGTCGGCCGAGATGTGCGCGATGTGCGCCAAGGCCTGTGACATGTGCGCCGAGGCGTGTATGTCCATGCCGGACGACGACCAGATGATGCGCTGCGCCGAGGCGTGTCGCCGCTGCGCCGAGATGTGCCGCTCGATGTCGGCCGCCACGATGTGA
- a CDS encoding LCP family protein, whose amino-acid sequence MPTPSRSPRTTTAPQRRPQPPSSGRRPRRPAPPVRRRKPRWGMRALTTLSVVVLASAGIGHAVVTSLDADIARVDAFKDMKNRPQAGHGMNVLLVGTDGREKISRDERQKYRLGGAPCHCTDTMMIVHISQDRERASVVSLPRDSYAVTPAHVDRTTGRRHEGHPIKLNAAYAEGGASLTVRTVENMTRVKIDHYLEVDFTSFMKTVDVVGGVQICTAAPLNDSYTGLNLPAGRHTLEGGQALQYVRARHVDGASDLGRMKRQQRFMAALVERVMSSGILLNPMKFRDVTRAVLGSVRADKGFGTDEMLALGRAMRNFSPSSSEFTTVPIQQLGYAVEGVGSTLKWDSAKAERIFHALRADQPLSVRRSSGEARVVPVAPQQISVQVENGTPTPGLGRRVDAALVATGFRTTGAPVNAATPDAKRTVIVYDPRWDRSAKSLAAALPGSELRAAPGLGATLKVIAGTDFERVRKVRAEDAGQGESGVVVRGDEVACS is encoded by the coding sequence TTGCCCACGCCGTCGCGGTCCCCCCGGACCACCACCGCCCCGCAGCGCCGCCCGCAGCCGCCCTCCTCCGGGCGGCGCCCTCGCAGGCCCGCGCCGCCGGTGCGGCGCCGGAAGCCGCGCTGGGGCATGCGGGCGCTCACCACGCTGTCCGTGGTGGTCCTCGCGTCCGCCGGCATCGGGCACGCGGTGGTCACGAGCCTGGACGCGGACATCGCCCGGGTCGACGCCTTCAAGGACATGAAGAACCGGCCCCAGGCGGGCCACGGCATGAACGTCCTGCTGGTCGGCACCGACGGCCGCGAGAAGATCAGCCGGGACGAGCGGCAGAAGTACCGGCTCGGCGGCGCGCCCTGCCACTGCACCGACACGATGATGATCGTGCACATCTCCCAGGACCGGGAGCGGGCGAGCGTGGTGAGCCTGCCGCGCGACTCGTACGCCGTGACGCCGGCGCATGTCGACCGTACGACGGGCAGACGGCACGAGGGCCACCCCATCAAGCTGAACGCGGCGTACGCCGAGGGCGGGGCGTCGCTGACCGTGCGGACGGTCGAGAACATGACCCGGGTGAAGATCGACCACTACCTGGAGGTCGACTTCACGAGCTTCATGAAGACGGTGGACGTGGTCGGGGGCGTGCAGATCTGCACGGCCGCCCCCCTGAACGACAGCTACACCGGACTGAACCTGCCGGCCGGGCGCCACACCCTCGAAGGCGGGCAGGCGCTTCAGTATGTGCGCGCACGCCATGTCGACGGGGCGTCGGATCTGGGCCGGATGAAACGGCAGCAGCGCTTCATGGCCGCGCTCGTGGAGCGGGTCATGTCCTCCGGGATCCTGCTGAACCCGATGAAGTTCCGGGACGTGACCCGGGCGGTCCTCGGCTCGGTGCGGGCCGACAAGGGCTTCGGCACGGACGAGATGCTGGCCCTGGGCCGGGCCATGCGGAACTTCTCCCCCTCCTCCTCCGAGTTCACGACCGTCCCCATCCAGCAGCTCGGATACGCCGTCGAGGGCGTCGGCTCGACCCTGAAGTGGGACTCCGCGAAGGCGGAGCGGATCTTCCACGCCCTGCGCGCGGACCAGCCGCTGTCCGTGCGGCGGTCGAGCGGCGAGGCCCGGGTCGTCCCGGTCGCCCCGCAGCAGATCAGCGTCCAGGTGGAGAACGGCACCCCCACGCCCGGCCTCGGCCGCCGGGTCGACGCGGCGCTGGTCGCGACGGGCTTCCGTACGACGGGAGCCCCGGTGAACGCCGCCACCCCCGACGCGAAGCGGACGGTCATCGTCTACGACCCCCGCTGGGACCGCTCCGCCAAGTCCCTCGCGGCGGCCCTGCCGGGCAGCGAACTGCGCGCGGCCCCGGGCCTGGGAGCGACCCTGAAGGTCATCGCGGGCACGGACTTCGAACGCGTCCGCAAGGTGCGGGCGGAGGACGCGGGGCAGGGCGAGTCGGGCGTGGTGGTACGGGGGGACGAGGTGGCGTGCTCGTAG
- a CDS encoding VOC family protein, whose amino-acid sequence MALAKLGVVVLDCPDPHALAAFYAEVLGGTPEVATDGEDEWVDLKVPGGTPLAFQAAAGFVPPAWPSPDHSQQFHLDLDVEDLDAAEKGVLALGAKPLDTEDRSRSFRVYADPAGHPFCLCAC is encoded by the coding sequence ATGGCTCTCGCCAAGCTGGGCGTCGTCGTCCTGGACTGTCCCGACCCGCACGCACTCGCCGCCTTCTACGCCGAAGTGCTCGGCGGCACACCGGAGGTGGCGACCGACGGGGAGGACGAGTGGGTCGACCTGAAGGTGCCGGGCGGTACCCCGCTGGCCTTCCAGGCCGCCGCCGGTTTCGTACCGCCGGCGTGGCCGTCGCCCGACCACTCGCAGCAGTTCCATCTCGACCTGGACGTGGAGGACCTGGACGCGGCCGAGAAGGGTGTGCTGGCGCTCGGTGCCAAGCCGCTGGACACCGAGGACCGCTCCCGGAGCTTCCGGGTTTACGCCGATCCGGCCGGGCACCCGTTCTGCCTCTGCGCCTGCTGA
- a CDS encoding MerR family transcriptional regulator, protein MRIGELARRTNVSERSLRYYEKQGMLFAERTPGGHREYPEAAVDRVIRIQELFAAGLCSEKIVQLLPCMRDADGGPSARATPGLVANLTAERARIDRMIADLVRSRDTLDEVIDAARLP, encoded by the coding sequence GTGCGGATCGGTGAACTGGCCCGGCGCACCAACGTCAGCGAGCGGTCGCTGCGCTACTACGAGAAGCAGGGCATGCTCTTCGCCGAGCGGACGCCCGGCGGGCACCGGGAGTACCCGGAGGCCGCAGTGGACCGGGTCATCCGGATCCAGGAACTGTTCGCGGCGGGACTGTGCAGCGAGAAGATCGTCCAGCTGCTGCCGTGCATGCGGGACGCGGACGGCGGCCCCTCGGCCCGGGCCACCCCCGGCCTGGTCGCCAACCTCACGGCCGAGCGCGCCCGCATCGACCGGATGATCGCCGATCTGGTCCGCTCCCGGGACACCCTGGACGAGGTAATCGACGCGGCCCGGCTGCCCTGA
- a CDS encoding VOC family protein, which translates to MSAVAHFRSVVVDCPDPRELARFYAAVGGGTPEDGDPDWVVLRLPGGPRLAFQRSPDHTPPQWPRSDRNAQQFHLDFDGGATWEEIDAAEERVLALGARVLDKEDDIKKDFRVYADPAGHPFCLCRIAHD; encoded by the coding sequence ATGTCCGCCGTGGCACATTTCCGTTCCGTGGTCGTCGACTGCCCCGACCCGCGCGAGCTGGCCCGCTTCTACGCGGCGGTCGGGGGCGGCACGCCGGAGGACGGCGACCCCGACTGGGTGGTGCTGCGCCTCCCCGGCGGGCCCCGGCTCGCCTTCCAGCGCTCGCCCGACCACACGCCGCCCCAGTGGCCCCGCTCCGACCGCAACGCCCAGCAGTTCCACCTGGACTTCGACGGTGGCGCGACCTGGGAGGAGATCGACGCGGCCGAGGAGCGGGTGCTGGCGCTGGGCGCGCGGGTGCTGGACAAGGAGGACGACATCAAGAAGGACTTCCGGGTCTACGCGGACCCGGCGGGGCACCCGTTCTGCCTCTGCCGGATCGCGCACGACTGA
- a CDS encoding dipeptidase, whose translation MADLQHDLRPAAAAGEFDDLTEQYPDEGVVTAEPYEPVSDPDDAPLTRAHAILAAHPVADGYNGLPWALKRLSYYDLEDGESTVDTDVPRLRSGHVGALFWSLHLPEGLDGDRAVGATLEQLDLAKSIVRTCDEGLRPACTAGQVADARNCGRVAVLLGPAGASAVGDSLGTLRQLHLLGLRALTLTGVSWASDAGLTRFGEEVVREMNRLGVLADLSGAPEQTVRRVLSLSRAPVLFSRSAARAIRPHPVNLPDDLLAALGAAKGLCLVPLTAEQTGPTVRDVADHLDHIRAVAGAQCVGLSGTYDSGSAHPQELGDVSCYPRLIAELLRRGWDEGDVALLTWGNVQRVLRGADFTARAAQQRRAPSKATISELDG comes from the coding sequence ATGGCAGATCTCCAGCACGACCTGCGCCCGGCCGCCGCAGCCGGAGAGTTCGACGACCTGACCGAGCAGTACCCCGATGAGGGCGTCGTCACGGCGGAGCCCTACGAGCCCGTCTCCGATCCGGACGACGCGCCCCTGACCCGGGCCCACGCCATTCTCGCCGCCCATCCCGTCGCCGACGGGTACAACGGACTGCCCTGGGCGCTCAAGCGGCTGTCCTACTACGACCTCGAGGACGGCGAGAGCACCGTCGACACGGACGTGCCCCGGCTGCGCAGCGGCCATGTGGGCGCGCTGTTCTGGTCGCTGCACCTGCCCGAGGGGCTCGACGGCGACCGGGCCGTCGGCGCCACTCTGGAACAGCTCGACCTGGCGAAGTCCATCGTCCGCACCTGCGACGAGGGCCTGCGGCCCGCCTGCACGGCCGGGCAGGTCGCCGACGCCCGCAACTGCGGCCGCGTCGCCGTGCTCCTCGGTCCCGCCGGGGCCTCGGCCGTGGGCGACTCGCTGGGCACCCTGCGCCAGCTGCACCTCCTCGGCCTGCGCGCCCTGACGCTGACCGGGGTGTCCTGGGCGAGCGACGCGGGGCTGACCCGGTTCGGCGAGGAGGTCGTGCGCGAGATGAACCGGCTCGGTGTCCTCGCGGACCTCTCCGGCGCCCCGGAGCAGACCGTCCGCCGCGTGCTGAGCCTCTCCCGGGCGCCCGTGCTGTTCAGCCGCTCCGCGGCCCGCGCGATCCGCCCCCACCCGGTCAACCTCCCCGACGACCTGCTGGCCGCACTGGGCGCCGCCAAGGGGCTGTGCCTGGTACCGCTGACGGCCGAGCAGACCGGCCCGACCGTCCGTGACGTCGCCGACCACCTCGACCACATCCGTGCCGTGGCCGGAGCGCAGTGCGTCGGCCTGTCCGGCACCTACGACTCCGGCTCGGCCCATCCACAGGAACTCGGCGACGTCTCCTGCTACCCGCGGCTGATCGCCGAGCTGCTGCGACGCGGCTGGGACGAAGGCGATGTCGCCCTCCTGACCTGGGGCAACGTCCAACGCGTCCTGCGCGGGGCCGACTTCACCGCGCGCGCCGCACAGCAGCGCCGCGCCCCGTCGAAGGCGACGATCTCGGAGCTGGACGGCTGA
- a CDS encoding alkene reductase codes for MTQHTTALFEPARLPGLDLPNRLVMAPLTRNRAEADGTPTPLMATYYAQRASAGLIIAEASTPNPVGQTYPNITAVHSPEHVAGWRRVTDAVRDAGGLMFLQLQHGGRVGHPATSGLTPVAPSPVALPETIFTPEGHRPAVVPREMTAEDIRSTVADFAKAARNAIDAGFEGVEVHSANGHLLHQFLAANTNLRTDGYGGPVAARIRFTAEVTEAVAAEIGAERVGLRVSPGNTVNGIAEGETEELYPALAERLGGLGLAYLHLGYADPETPVFRRVRAAWPGVIVANPVLKEVTTEAVHRASEALLAAGADLIALGRPFLANPDLVTRLRLGAPLNEMRDRYFMYVGGAAGYTDYPALDTQPSSDSIVALDADRVA; via the coding sequence ATGACGCAGCACACGACAGCACTCTTCGAACCGGCTCGTCTGCCCGGGCTGGACCTGCCCAACCGTCTGGTGATGGCGCCCCTGACCCGCAACCGGGCGGAGGCCGACGGCACCCCGACCCCGCTCATGGCGACGTACTACGCCCAGCGCGCCTCGGCCGGGCTGATCATCGCCGAGGCCTCGACACCGAACCCGGTCGGGCAGACGTATCCGAACATCACCGCCGTCCACAGCCCGGAGCATGTGGCCGGCTGGCGGCGGGTCACGGACGCCGTCCGGGACGCGGGCGGCCTGATGTTCCTCCAGCTCCAGCACGGCGGCCGGGTCGGCCACCCGGCGACCAGCGGGCTGACGCCCGTCGCGCCCTCGCCGGTCGCGCTACCCGAGACGATCTTCACGCCGGAGGGCCACCGTCCGGCCGTGGTGCCGAGGGAGATGACCGCCGAGGACATCCGCAGCACCGTCGCCGACTTCGCGAAGGCCGCGCGGAACGCGATCGACGCCGGGTTCGAGGGGGTGGAGGTGCACTCGGCCAACGGCCATCTCCTGCACCAGTTCCTGGCCGCCAACACCAATCTGCGCACCGACGGCTACGGCGGTCCGGTCGCGGCCCGGATCCGGTTCACGGCCGAGGTGACCGAGGCCGTGGCCGCCGAGATCGGCGCCGAGCGCGTCGGGCTCAGGGTCTCCCCCGGCAACACCGTCAACGGCATCGCGGAGGGCGAGACCGAGGAGCTCTACCCGGCGCTCGCCGAGCGGCTCGGCGGGCTGGGGCTGGCCTATCTGCACCTGGGGTACGCCGACCCGGAGACGCCGGTGTTCCGGAGGGTGCGCGCCGCCTGGCCCGGGGTGATCGTCGCCAACCCCGTGCTGAAGGAGGTCACCACCGAAGCCGTTCACCGGGCGTCGGAGGCGCTGCTGGCGGCCGGGGCGGACCTGATCGCCCTCGGCCGGCCCTTCCTCGCCAACCCGGATCTGGTGACCCGGCTGCGGCTCGGCGCGCCCCTGAACGAGATGCGCGACCGGTACTTCATGTATGTGGGCGGGGCGGCCGGTTACACCGACTACCCCGCCCTGGACACTCAGCCGTCGAGCGACTCGATCGTGGCGTTGGACGCCGACCGCGTCGCCTGA
- a CDS encoding LCP family protein, with the protein MNTWPEGRSDDNRGNRYGRGSSSAQPENARVMRQVRRGPAPSPGQAGYGGAPPYGGGVPQQPSYVDGGYGAPGDGYDSGYNTGQVYGSPGGRGPGGPGDGMYEPRPAPNWRRRIKVTTITLVTVLVVTSVATYFWADSKLNRDVDLSQVIERPEAGEGTNYLIVGSDSRAGMSAEEKKRLRTGSAEGKRTDSMMILHTGSNGPTLISLPRDSNVTIPSFKGSDSGKVYPGTGRQTKLNAAYAEDGPELLVRTVEANTDLHIDHYVEIGFGGFASIVDAVGGVEMDIPQDIKDTKSGADFKKGKQTLSGEQALAFVRTRYALKGSDLDRTKNQQKFLSALANQVATPSTILNPFKLYPTMGAGLDSLVVDKDMGLYDLASMFWAMKGVSGGEGKSMNMPISGNAANGNLQWDTAKVKQLVNELKNDEKVTVSSN; encoded by the coding sequence ATGAACACTTGGCCCGAGGGGCGGTCCGACGACAACCGCGGCAACCGCTACGGACGCGGAAGCTCGAGCGCACAGCCCGAGAACGCACGCGTCATGCGGCAGGTCCGCCGTGGCCCGGCGCCGTCGCCCGGGCAGGCCGGGTACGGCGGGGCGCCGCCGTACGGCGGCGGAGTACCGCAGCAGCCGTCGTACGTCGACGGCGGCTACGGCGCTCCCGGCGACGGTTACGACAGCGGCTACAACACCGGCCAGGTCTACGGCTCCCCCGGCGGCCGGGGCCCCGGCGGCCCGGGCGACGGCATGTACGAGCCGCGTCCCGCGCCGAACTGGCGCCGCCGTATCAAGGTGACGACCATCACGCTGGTGACGGTGCTGGTGGTGACGAGCGTCGCCACGTACTTCTGGGCCGACTCCAAGCTCAACCGCGACGTCGACCTGTCGCAGGTCATCGAGCGGCCGGAGGCGGGCGAGGGCACGAACTACCTGATCGTCGGCTCCGACAGCCGCGCGGGCATGTCGGCCGAGGAGAAGAAGAGACTCCGCACCGGCTCCGCCGAGGGCAAGCGCACGGACTCGATGATGATCCTGCACACCGGCAGCAACGGCCCGACGCTGATCTCCCTGCCGCGTGACTCGAACGTCACGATCCCGTCCTTCAAGGGCTCCGACTCCGGGAAGGTCTACCCCGGCACCGGCCGCCAGACGAAGCTGAACGCGGCGTACGCGGAGGACGGCCCGGAGCTGCTGGTCCGTACCGTCGAGGCCAACACGGACCTGCACATCGACCACTACGTGGAGATCGGCTTCGGCGGCTTCGCGAGCATCGTGGACGCGGTCGGCGGCGTCGAGATGGACATCCCGCAGGACATCAAGGACACCAAGTCCGGCGCGGACTTCAAGAAGGGCAAGCAGACGCTGAGCGGCGAGCAGGCCCTCGCCTTCGTCCGCACCCGCTACGCCCTCAAGGGCTCCGACCTGGACCGTACGAAGAACCAGCAGAAGTTCCTGTCGGCCCTGGCCAACCAGGTCGCCACGCCGAGCACGATCCTCAACCCGTTCAAGCTGTACCCGACGATGGGCGCGGGCCTGGACTCCCTCGTGGTCGACAAGGACATGGGCCTGTACGACCTGGCGTCCATGTTCTGGGCGATGAAGGGCGTCAGTGGCGGCGAGGGCAAGTCGATGAACATGCCGATCTCGGGCAACGCCGCGAACGGCAACCTCCAGTGGGACACCGCCAAGGTGAAGCAGCTGGTGAACGAGCTGAAGAACGACGAGAAGGTCACCGTCTCCAGCAACTGA